From the genome of Hymenobacter cellulosilyticus, one region includes:
- a CDS encoding acyltransferase family protein, with the protein MPASPVSAPSTLHYLDGLRGLAAAVVVLHHFAGFFYPALLSGDSYSAHLDGAEIAIAASPANILIGGNFAVCLFFVLSGLVLSEKFWRTGTLESLRSQACRRYVRLMLPVTFAALVALGLWVVGAYRNTEVAELTLAKRFGEYWAELPGWKQVAHDLVVGIPLGGESSYNPVFWTLSIELFGSFVVFALLALFGRVRHRSVVYLVALGFLSISELNFYYAGFILGVWLNDRRHHGGLPRPARPWLGIGLLAAGVFLGSYPTADVIRVDDTLYSFLQPDWLGNERAIQLWHLLGATLLLLAVFALPGVQRLLSSRALRGLGAVSFSLYLLHFLVLGSFSSAVFLALQPALDYHLSVALTGLATLPVLALVSYAMYRLVDLPGIRLAQGIYDRFFRPAAEPEPAVGRTAEATTAAEASRS; encoded by the coding sequence ATGCCCGCTTCCCCTGTTTCTGCTCCCTCCACGCTACACTACCTCGACGGGCTGCGCGGACTGGCCGCCGCCGTGGTGGTCCTGCATCACTTTGCGGGCTTTTTCTATCCCGCCCTGCTTTCCGGCGACTCCTACTCCGCTCATCTTGACGGAGCGGAAATTGCCATAGCCGCTAGTCCGGCCAACATACTGATTGGCGGCAACTTTGCGGTCTGCCTGTTTTTCGTGCTGAGCGGGCTGGTGCTGAGTGAGAAATTCTGGCGGACCGGGACGCTGGAGTCGCTCCGGTCCCAGGCCTGCCGCCGCTATGTGCGCCTGATGCTGCCCGTCACCTTTGCTGCCTTGGTGGCCCTGGGGCTGTGGGTGGTGGGCGCCTACCGCAACACGGAAGTAGCCGAGTTAACCCTTGCCAAGCGCTTTGGCGAGTACTGGGCCGAGCTGCCGGGCTGGAAACAGGTTGCCCACGACTTGGTAGTAGGCATTCCGCTGGGCGGCGAATCAAGCTACAATCCGGTGTTCTGGACGCTGAGCATCGAGCTGTTTGGCTCCTTCGTGGTTTTCGCCTTGCTAGCCTTGTTTGGCCGGGTGCGCCACCGCAGCGTGGTTTACCTAGTGGCCCTCGGCTTTCTAAGCATTTCAGAGCTGAACTTCTACTACGCCGGCTTTATTCTAGGCGTTTGGCTCAACGACCGGCGCCACCACGGCGGTCTGCCCCGGCCGGCCCGGCCCTGGCTGGGAATCGGGCTGCTGGCGGCCGGGGTGTTCCTTGGTTCCTACCCAACGGCCGACGTTATTCGGGTCGACGATACGCTGTACAGCTTTCTGCAGCCCGACTGGCTCGGCAACGAGCGGGCCATTCAGCTGTGGCACCTGCTGGGAGCCACGCTGCTGCTGCTGGCCGTATTTGCCTTGCCCGGCGTCCAGCGGCTCCTGAGCAGCCGCGCCCTGCGGGGCCTGGGCGCGGTTTCCTTTTCGCTCTACCTGCTGCACTTCCTGGTGCTGGGCTCGTTTTCCAGTGCCGTATTTCTGGCTTTGCAGCCCGCGCTAGACTACCATTTGAGCGTAGCGCTTACCGGGCTGGCCACGCTGCCGGTGCTGGCGCTGGTATCCTACGCCATGTACCGGCTCGTCGACTTACCTGGTATTCGGCTGGCGCAGGGGATTTATGACCGATTCTTCCGGCCTGCCGCTGAGCCCGAACCGGCAGTAGGGCGTACCGCCGAAGCCACTACCGCCGCCGAAGCGTCACGAAGCTGA
- a CDS encoding putative type IX sorting system protein PorV2 gives MGNVQVSLAGDATAGYWNPAGLLNQKAKYDAVLMHSELFSGIVKNEYAAFSMPLDDKSAIGASIIRVGVDNIADTRALVNEYGQISYDRINYFSVADYALLLSYARKLGNIEGLKLAGNGKIIYRNVGRFANAWGFGIDAGLQYDYKGWRLGLMARDITTTFNAWSINSDEFQGVAAQNDSIPTNSTEITLPRFILGVGRSVKLPGQITALVAVDLEMTTDGKRNTLVSSDAVSIDPKAGVEIGYKDLIFLRGGVSNFQKIDAAKSFDGKGGWRPSPVWA, from the coding sequence ATGGGCAACGTACAGGTGAGCCTGGCCGGCGACGCCACGGCCGGCTACTGGAACCCGGCGGGCCTGCTGAATCAGAAAGCCAAGTACGACGCGGTGCTGATGCACTCGGAGCTGTTTTCGGGCATTGTCAAGAATGAATACGCCGCCTTTTCCATGCCCCTGGACGATAAAAGCGCCATCGGGGCCAGCATTATCCGCGTCGGGGTCGACAATATTGCCGATACCCGGGCCCTGGTCAATGAGTACGGCCAGATTTCCTACGACCGGATCAACTACTTCTCGGTGGCCGACTACGCCCTGCTGCTTTCCTACGCGCGCAAGCTGGGCAACATAGAAGGTCTGAAGCTGGCCGGTAACGGCAAGATTATCTACCGCAACGTGGGCAGATTTGCCAATGCCTGGGGCTTTGGCATTGATGCGGGTCTGCAGTACGACTATAAGGGCTGGCGCCTGGGGCTGATGGCCCGCGACATTACCACTACGTTCAATGCCTGGTCTATCAACTCGGACGAGTTTCAGGGCGTGGCGGCGCAGAACGACTCTATCCCGACCAACAGCACTGAAATTACCCTGCCCCGCTTTATCCTGGGCGTGGGCCGTAGTGTGAAGCTGCCCGGCCAGATTACCGCCCTGGTGGCCGTCGACCTGGAAATGACCACCGACGGCAAGCGCAATACGCTGGTATCGAGCGACGCGGTGAGCATTGACCCCAAGGCCGGCGTGGAAATCGGCTATAAGGATCTGATTTTCCTGCGCGGCGGGGTAAGCAACTTCCAGAAGATTGACGCGGCCAAGTCCTTTGATGGCAAAGGCGGCTGGCGGCCCAGCCCAGTCTGGGCGTAG
- a CDS encoding dihydrofolate reductase, whose product MIALVVAVADNGVIGRDNQLIWHLPDDLKHFKSLTLNHPIIMGRRTFEAIGRPLPKRRNIVVTRQADWQAEGCEMAYSVPDALETARTTDEGIFVIGGGEIYRQALPAADTVYLTEVHHDFEGDTVFPDLSPLEWREETRERHEPDDKHAYAFSFVTLRRR is encoded by the coding sequence ATGATAGCCTTAGTAGTAGCCGTGGCCGATAACGGCGTTATCGGGCGGGACAATCAGCTGATCTGGCACTTGCCGGACGATTTGAAGCACTTCAAAAGCCTGACGCTCAACCACCCGATTATCATGGGGCGGCGCACGTTTGAAGCCATTGGCCGGCCCCTGCCCAAGCGGCGCAACATCGTGGTGACCCGGCAGGCCGACTGGCAGGCCGAGGGCTGCGAAATGGCTTATTCGGTGCCCGACGCGCTGGAAACGGCCCGCACTACCGACGAGGGAATCTTCGTTATCGGGGGCGGGGAAATTTACCGCCAGGCCCTGCCCGCAGCCGACACCGTGTACCTGACCGAAGTGCACCACGACTTCGAGGGCGACACGGTGTTTCCGGACCTCTCGCCGCTGGAGTGGCGCGAGGAAACCCGGGAGCGGCACGAGCCCGACGACAAGCACGCCTACGCCTTCAGCTTCGTGACGCTTCGGCGGCGGTAG
- a CDS encoding exo-beta-N-acetylmuramidase NamZ family protein — translation MPSSIFCGLLGLTLFVGDCSPSAARLAKHGITRETLAQTTPAAAAGLQMGAAQFGKYLPQLQGKRVGLVVNQTSMVGRAHLVDTLLAQGIQVKAIFAPEHGFRGEEADGATIKDGRDTRSGLPVKSLYGKSKKPSVEMLADVDVLIFDIQDVGVRFYTFISTMHYVMEAAAEQGKSVIVLDRPNPNGFYVDGPVLETQHKSFVGMHPIPVVHGLTVGELAQMINGEKWLAGGKQCPLTVVPVAGYTHDTRYELPLRPSPNLPNAHAVLLYPTICLFEGTNVSVGRGTEAPFEFIGAPTQPASRPFSFTPRPTTGSPQPPLNGQKCYGQDLRKLPMAESGGFTLRYLIDFYKQSSAKDKFFGKYFEQLTGTNSLREMVVAGKSEKEIRKAWEPALSQYKTVRKKYLLYPDFK, via the coding sequence ATGCCTTCTTCAATCTTCTGCGGCCTTCTCGGCCTGACGCTCTTCGTGGGCGACTGTAGCCCCTCGGCCGCCCGCCTGGCCAAGCACGGTATAACGCGCGAAACCCTTGCGCAAACGACTCCGGCGGCTGCGGCTGGCCTGCAGATGGGCGCGGCCCAGTTCGGCAAATACCTGCCCCAGCTGCAAGGCAAACGGGTGGGCCTGGTCGTGAATCAGACCTCGATGGTGGGCCGCGCCCACCTGGTAGATACGCTGCTGGCTCAGGGCATTCAGGTAAAAGCCATTTTTGCGCCTGAGCACGGTTTTCGTGGCGAAGAAGCCGACGGAGCCACCATCAAGGACGGGCGCGACACCCGCAGCGGCCTGCCCGTGAAGTCGCTCTACGGCAAAAGCAAGAAGCCTTCGGTCGAAATGCTGGCCGACGTGGACGTGCTCATCTTCGACATTCAGGACGTGGGGGTGCGGTTTTACACCTTTATCAGCACCATGCACTACGTGATGGAAGCCGCCGCCGAGCAGGGCAAGAGCGTCATCGTGCTGGACCGGCCCAATCCCAACGGCTTCTACGTGGACGGCCCCGTGCTGGAGACCCAGCATAAGTCGTTCGTGGGCATGCACCCGATTCCGGTGGTGCACGGCCTGACCGTGGGCGAGCTGGCCCAGATGATCAACGGCGAAAAGTGGCTGGCCGGTGGCAAGCAATGCCCGCTAACGGTGGTGCCGGTGGCGGGCTACACCCACGATACGCGCTACGAGCTGCCGCTGCGGCCTTCGCCCAACCTGCCCAACGCCCACGCCGTGCTGCTCTACCCCACAATTTGCCTGTTTGAGGGCACCAACGTGAGTGTGGGCCGGGGTACGGAAGCCCCGTTCGAGTTCATCGGTGCCCCTACCCAGCCTGCTTCTCGGCCGTTCAGCTTCACGCCCCGACCCACCACCGGCTCGCCCCAGCCGCCGTTGAACGGGCAGAAATGCTACGGGCAGGACTTGCGCAAGCTCCCGATGGCCGAATCGGGCGGCTTTACCCTGCGCTACCTCATTGACTTCTACAAGCAGAGTTCAGCCAAGGACAAATTCTTCGGCAAGTACTTCGAGCAGCTGACCGGCACCAACTCGCTCCGGGAAATGGTGGTGGCGGGCAAGTCGGAAAAGGAAATTCGCAAGGCTTGGGAACCGGCGCTAAGCCAGTACAAGACCGTGCGGAAGAAGTACCTGCTGTATCCGGACTTCAAATAA
- a CDS encoding PadR family transcriptional regulator, giving the protein MKVENTQVQMRKGILEFCILEIIARGEVYASDMLEELTSARMIVVEGTLYPLLTRLKNAGLLDYTWKESTSGPPRKYYTLTQDGQEFLHQLRLTWEEVQDSIRIIRQKPHLNGAATPTP; this is encoded by the coding sequence ATGAAAGTAGAGAACACCCAAGTGCAGATGCGGAAGGGCATCCTGGAGTTCTGCATCCTGGAAATCATTGCCCGCGGCGAGGTGTATGCGTCCGACATGCTGGAGGAGTTGACCTCCGCCCGCATGATCGTAGTGGAAGGCACGCTCTATCCACTGCTGACCCGCCTCAAAAATGCCGGCTTGCTTGATTATACCTGGAAAGAGTCTACCTCCGGACCGCCCCGCAAGTATTACACCCTCACCCAGGACGGCCAGGAGTTTCTGCACCAACTGCGCCTGACCTGGGAGGAAGTACAGGATTCGATTCGCATCATCCGCCAAAAACCTCACCTCAATGGCGCCGCAACCCCAACGCCCTAG
- the porU2 gene encoding putative type IX secretion system sortase PorU2, which yields MDCAQSAVLQNQDNQDGLYRLDYNYLTQAGISGVNPQRFQLWRRGKEVAIYVGPNNPTTLTPATYIDFYGQRNDGALDVGMYKNPQDHYQKYYSLYTDTAAYFLTWSATTNGKRMAASSLAPVGGAHPYWLKDSLYVRSERYGEGNDESIAYKPWGEAGEGFFSISHGIGSNGGNPMPFEHNAFPGMLTTMAPTPRVEMLLIGATPNDHELTVSLLQPTGGLRNIEPPFVIKGLGSRKVRYSLQRNEINPVKYRFEIKVNGALTPNESNWFRMVYLRAIYPLASTWTTGKRGVEFQNDSTLGSAPAFYQLDNVPASVLGFDLTDPYNVQRIEPTAGTGTRRNYVFPSAIATNVSRRLMLSDLSKVLVPQWPAQRTQFRTINPASYNFLVVSSAELMAPTGNSKNPVQDYVDYRAGRYQTLLVTSEQLYDQFHYGEKSALAVRQFAQYMLTNSREKFLLLLGQGVRSGEAVEKVEGQGPTRKVTVYYYRQNPERYRDPIDTGPLTKDLVPTSTRSASDLFFTADWARNDYAGRMATGRIAASTPAEVLAYLEKLKQYEKDLDASTETQAWRKNTLNLLGAVKEEEYPRFLRYLNTYKNKHIERPLFAGKVLNTYSSAGFASFKNISAELNAGLGMITYFGHGDPAVLQLDLGNINDPSLGYNNVGKYPIMFVNGCAAGNAYRASRARYAQDWVLAPQKGLVGLMSESGAGYEDDLDALQRSVFQALLNDPAWYGRPVAQVQNEAIRRLQRNGSVSESAISSWMGTVWHADPALRMYSPQQPDYTFGTPAIEIRSVDADPYGPSQVATRFSSG from the coding sequence GTGGATTGTGCCCAATCAGCAGTACTACAAAATCAAGATAACCAGGACGGCCTCTACCGCCTTGATTACAACTACCTGACTCAGGCTGGTATCAGTGGCGTCAATCCCCAGCGGTTCCAGCTTTGGCGCCGGGGCAAGGAAGTGGCCATTTACGTGGGGCCCAACAACCCGACCACCCTGACGCCTGCTACCTACATCGATTTTTACGGGCAGCGCAACGATGGCGCTCTGGATGTGGGCATGTACAAGAACCCGCAGGACCACTACCAGAAATACTACAGCCTCTACACTGACACGGCCGCGTATTTCTTGACTTGGTCGGCTACCACCAACGGCAAGCGTATGGCCGCTTCGTCACTGGCACCAGTAGGTGGAGCTCACCCGTATTGGCTGAAAGACAGTCTGTATGTGCGGTCGGAGAGATACGGGGAGGGAAATGATGAAAGCATAGCGTATAAGCCTTGGGGTGAAGCGGGGGAAGGCTTCTTCTCAATTAGTCATGGAATAGGTAGCAATGGTGGTAATCCAATGCCGTTCGAACACAATGCCTTCCCCGGCATGCTCACTACCATGGCCCCCACACCCCGGGTGGAAATGCTATTGATAGGGGCCACACCCAATGACCACGAGTTGACCGTGTCGCTCCTGCAGCCTACGGGTGGGTTGCGCAATATTGAGCCGCCTTTTGTGATTAAGGGCCTGGGGAGTCGTAAGGTGCGGTATTCTTTGCAGCGTAACGAGATTAACCCCGTTAAGTATCGGTTCGAAATTAAGGTAAACGGTGCCTTGACTCCTAACGAATCGAACTGGTTTCGGATGGTGTACTTGCGTGCCATTTACCCACTGGCCAGCACATGGACCACGGGCAAGCGGGGAGTCGAGTTCCAGAACGACTCTACCTTGGGCTCAGCTCCAGCCTTTTACCAATTAGACAATGTGCCTGCTTCAGTACTAGGATTTGACCTTACGGATCCTTACAACGTGCAGCGTATCGAGCCTACTGCCGGCACTGGTACCCGTCGCAACTACGTGTTTCCAAGTGCAATTGCTACTAATGTCTCGCGCCGTCTGATGCTCTCTGACCTGAGTAAAGTGCTGGTGCCTCAATGGCCAGCGCAGCGGACTCAGTTTCGGACCATCAATCCAGCTTCGTATAACTTCTTGGTTGTAAGTAGCGCAGAGCTGATGGCACCGACTGGCAACTCCAAAAACCCGGTCCAGGACTATGTCGACTATCGGGCTGGTCGTTATCAGACGCTACTCGTGACCAGTGAACAGCTCTACGACCAGTTTCACTACGGGGAAAAATCGGCGCTGGCTGTCCGGCAGTTTGCCCAGTACATGCTCACCAATTCCCGCGAGAAATTCCTGTTGCTACTTGGGCAAGGCGTGCGCTCAGGCGAAGCCGTAGAAAAAGTAGAGGGACAGGGACCGACCAGGAAAGTAACTGTATACTACTACCGCCAAAACCCGGAGCGGTACCGGGACCCTATCGACACGGGGCCCCTCACCAAAGACTTAGTGCCAACGAGCACCCGCAGCGCTTCCGATTTGTTTTTCACGGCCGACTGGGCTCGCAACGACTACGCCGGGCGGATGGCTACCGGGCGCATTGCGGCCAGTACTCCCGCCGAAGTCCTGGCGTACCTGGAGAAGCTCAAGCAATACGAGAAAGACTTGGATGCTTCCACCGAGACTCAGGCGTGGCGGAAAAACACCCTGAACCTGCTGGGAGCAGTTAAAGAGGAGGAGTATCCCAGATTCCTGCGCTACCTGAACACTTACAAGAACAAGCACATTGAGCGGCCGCTTTTTGCTGGCAAAGTGCTCAATACGTACTCCAGTGCTGGTTTTGCCTCGTTCAAAAATATTTCGGCTGAGCTGAATGCGGGGCTAGGCATGATTACCTATTTCGGCCACGGCGACCCAGCCGTGCTACAACTCGACCTAGGCAACATCAACGACCCCTCCCTGGGCTATAACAATGTGGGGAAATACCCCATCATGTTTGTCAATGGCTGCGCGGCGGGTAATGCCTACCGCGCCTCGCGGGCCCGCTACGCCCAGGACTGGGTGCTGGCCCCGCAAAAAGGCCTAGTGGGCCTGATGAGCGAAAGTGGCGCTGGCTACGAAGATGATCTGGACGCTCTTCAGCGGTCGGTGTTCCAGGCCCTGCTCAACGACCCGGCCTGGTACGGGCGCCCGGTAGCGCAGGTCCAGAACGAGGCAATCCGTCGGTTGCAGCGCAACGGTTCGGTTTCCGAGTCGGCCATCAGCTCCTGGATGGGTACCGTGTGGCACGCTGACCCCGCTCTGCGCATGTACTCGCCCCAGCAGCCTGACTACACCTTCGGGACTCCAGCCATTGAGATACGCTCGGTGGATGCTGACCCGTACGGGCCAAGTCAGGTAGCTACAAGATTCTCATCCGGGTGA
- the fmt gene encoding methionyl-tRNA formyltransferase: MTPLRLIFMGTPEFAVPTLETLHSWPGCDVVAVITAPDKPAGRGRQLAESAVKQAAVAHGIPVLQPTNLKSPEFQQELRSYAADLQVVVAFRMLPEAVWNMPRLGSINIHASLLPQYRGAAPINWALIHGEKETGVTSFFLQHEIDTGNLIFQDVVPIADEDDFGALYEKLKAAGAQLALRTVQAIADGTAPSIPQAMGQELRSAPKIQKETGRLDVQQPAAALVNLVRGLSPIPTAFTQLPDGRTLKIFRAKALTEAAEALGTWTTDGRTFLRLHTGQGQLELLDVQLEGKKRMPVVEFLRGFNSAVLNAPAV; encoded by the coding sequence ATGACCCCTCTCCGCCTCATCTTCATGGGTACGCCCGAGTTTGCCGTGCCCACGCTTGAAACCCTACACAGCTGGCCTGGCTGCGACGTGGTGGCCGTCATCACGGCACCCGATAAGCCCGCGGGCCGGGGCCGGCAGTTGGCTGAGTCGGCGGTGAAGCAGGCGGCGGTAGCACACGGCATTCCGGTGCTGCAGCCGACCAACCTGAAGTCGCCGGAGTTTCAGCAGGAGCTGCGCAGCTACGCGGCCGACTTGCAGGTGGTCGTGGCCTTCCGTATGCTGCCCGAGGCCGTGTGGAACATGCCCCGGCTGGGCTCCATCAACATTCACGCCTCGCTGCTGCCCCAGTACCGGGGTGCAGCGCCCATCAACTGGGCTCTGATTCACGGCGAGAAGGAAACCGGCGTAACCTCGTTTTTCCTGCAGCACGAAATTGACACCGGCAACCTGATTTTCCAGGACGTGGTGCCCATTGCCGACGAGGATGACTTCGGAGCGTTGTACGAGAAGCTGAAAGCCGCCGGGGCCCAGCTGGCCCTGCGCACCGTGCAGGCCATAGCCGACGGCACCGCGCCCAGCATTCCGCAGGCTATGGGGCAGGAATTACGCTCAGCACCCAAAATTCAGAAGGAAACTGGTCGCCTCGATGTGCAGCAGCCCGCCGCTGCGCTGGTGAATTTGGTGCGGGGCCTCTCCCCCATTCCCACGGCTTTCACCCAGCTGCCCGACGGCCGCACCCTCAAGATTTTCCGCGCCAAAGCTTTGACGGAAGCCGCCGAAGCGCTCGGCACCTGGACCACCGACGGCCGCACGTTTCTGCGCCTGCACACCGGCCAGGGACAACTCGAGCTGCTCGACGTGCAGCTCGAAGGCAAGAAGCGGATGCCCGTGGTGGAATTCCTGCGGGGTTTCAATAGTGCCGTTCTTAACGCCCCGGCCGTATGA
- a CDS encoding interleukin-like EMT inducer domain-containing protein, with product MAVYDAASLKPMRNIGGGPYDSCGQATNRYYHFASTKDAADNINTPARQAQLLRLLTNVPQGAYVALVSLNKVNFSSFSPALKAAFTALGAQRVNTLQDSDPYALFGRKGAGPAQEATASTSSTVPRNSQIITLNGTLNTFASSGSLTSVRIGPAQEWTTLHHTIRVEPSDSYKLQLVGFDAQGARKVLDDNITIAKREYSLAGVSAATYPYLQLVLTATDNVNRTAPQIEQLLVTYRGYPEGIVRRDSVLAKMPKAYDPAALAEQAATGFVKVPVIFQNVSALPFGTPLKATFTLRNATKEVSTEIDVPTLNANGAVTINAELNLRGQNLYGDISGSITLNINKEGRRLPELFYFNNELAIPSFKVEDRSVPPVLDVAFDGQRILNGDIVSPRPVISVVLTDEDLQQPITDRNAFDLILTPRNGPPEKVDLTAANVTFTTNPAKGTARIDYEPGQDKPLRDGQYTLEAQGRDATGRTAGDENYKVQFEVVNASTITNIFPYPNPITHKAKFVFTLTGSELPRNMKIQIMTLTGKVVREIMMQEMGMVRIGNNITDYAWDGTDEYGDRLANGTYLYRVVMDDPQNKFERRNTVADKAFKNGWGKLVLLR from the coding sequence GTGGCTGTGTATGATGCGGCCTCGCTGAAGCCCATGCGCAACATTGGCGGCGGACCCTACGACTCCTGCGGACAGGCTACCAATCGGTACTACCATTTCGCTAGCACTAAGGATGCCGCCGATAACATCAACACTCCGGCCCGGCAGGCCCAGCTGCTACGGTTGCTGACTAACGTGCCCCAGGGAGCTTATGTGGCGCTGGTTTCCCTGAACAAAGTCAACTTCAGCTCTTTCTCTCCGGCTTTGAAAGCGGCCTTCACGGCCCTGGGTGCCCAGCGCGTCAACACGCTGCAGGACAGTGACCCGTACGCTTTATTCGGCCGCAAGGGCGCTGGCCCGGCCCAGGAAGCTACGGCCTCGACCAGCAGCACCGTGCCCCGCAACAGCCAGATTATCACGCTGAACGGTACGTTGAACACCTTTGCCTCCAGCGGCTCCCTCACCTCGGTGCGTATCGGCCCGGCCCAGGAGTGGACCACCCTGCACCACACCATTCGGGTGGAGCCTTCCGACAGCTACAAGCTGCAACTAGTGGGCTTCGATGCCCAAGGCGCGCGCAAAGTGCTGGATGACAATATTACCATTGCCAAGCGGGAATATTCGCTGGCCGGCGTCAGTGCCGCTACGTACCCTTATCTGCAGCTGGTGCTGACGGCCACCGACAACGTGAACCGTACGGCCCCGCAGATAGAGCAGCTACTGGTAACTTACCGGGGCTACCCCGAGGGCATCGTGCGGCGCGACTCGGTGCTGGCCAAGATGCCCAAGGCGTATGACCCGGCGGCTCTGGCTGAGCAGGCTGCAACAGGCTTTGTTAAGGTGCCCGTGATATTCCAGAACGTATCTGCTTTGCCCTTTGGTACTCCGCTGAAAGCTACGTTCACGCTGCGCAACGCGACGAAGGAAGTCTCGACTGAGATTGATGTGCCTACCCTGAATGCTAATGGAGCCGTGACCATCAACGCCGAGCTAAATTTGCGTGGGCAGAACCTGTACGGCGACATCAGTGGCTCCATCACGCTCAACATCAACAAGGAGGGCCGCCGCTTGCCGGAACTGTTTTACTTCAACAACGAGCTGGCAATTCCGTCCTTCAAGGTAGAAGACCGCAGCGTGCCGCCGGTGCTGGACGTGGCTTTCGATGGGCAGCGCATTCTCAATGGGGACATCGTTTCGCCGCGGCCGGTTATTTCGGTGGTACTGACCGATGAAGACCTGCAGCAGCCTATCACCGACCGCAACGCCTTCGACTTGATTCTGACCCCGCGCAACGGGCCCCCGGAAAAGGTGGACCTGACGGCGGCCAACGTAACCTTCACCACCAACCCGGCCAAGGGGACGGCCCGCATTGATTACGAGCCCGGCCAGGACAAGCCGCTCCGCGACGGGCAATACACGCTGGAAGCCCAGGGCCGCGACGCCACGGGCCGCACGGCCGGAGACGAGAACTACAAGGTGCAGTTCGAGGTTGTCAACGCCTCTACCATTACCAACATCTTCCCGTATCCCAACCCAATTACCCACAAAGCCAAGTTCGTCTTTACCCTGACTGGGTCCGAGCTGCCGCGCAACATGAAAATTCAGATCATGACGCTGACGGGTAAGGTGGTACGCGAAATCATGATGCAGGAAATGGGCATGGTACGCATCGGCAACAACATCACCGACTACGCCTGGGACGGCACCGACGAGTACGGCGACCGGCTGGCCAATGGTACTTACCTGTACCGCGTGGTGATGGATGATCCGCAGAACAAATTTGAGCGCCGCAACACCGTGGCCGATAAAGCCTTCAAAAACGGCTGGGGCAAACTCGTGCTGCTGCGCTAA
- a CDS encoding CARDB domain-containing protein: protein MKNTGKVNFRSEKLDITIVRSFDKVLSDNRADETETFSVNPPVAVGDTTYTFIRDNPLAPAKVFGNNTFTVILDGQNKIAELSETNNQAKYDFVFLQEGVTLLNPPEFALVAPTNVRLVGQTNDPAGPVRGFELELDTVPTFNSAVIQRTKINAALLADWRPKLPTLAGRDSVVWYWRMRFETPADGEANEWSTSSFRVVPGTTGGWSQSHHGQFKRDELTGLNVATPSGKWSFDPITQALTLQTKGGATARLLPISQATAFSSVPGR, encoded by the coding sequence GTGAAAAACACGGGCAAGGTCAACTTCCGCAGCGAAAAGCTCGATATCACCATCGTCCGCTCCTTCGACAAGGTTCTGAGCGACAACCGGGCCGATGAGACGGAAACGTTCAGCGTAAATCCGCCGGTGGCAGTGGGGGATACGACCTATACGTTCATCCGGGATAATCCTCTGGCCCCGGCCAAAGTGTTCGGCAACAATACCTTTACCGTTATCCTCGACGGTCAAAACAAGATTGCCGAACTCAGCGAAACCAACAATCAGGCAAAGTACGACTTCGTGTTTCTGCAGGAAGGCGTTACGCTGCTGAATCCCCCGGAATTTGCCCTGGTAGCCCCCACCAACGTACGACTGGTAGGTCAGACCAACGACCCCGCCGGTCCGGTTCGTGGCTTCGAGCTGGAGCTGGATACGGTGCCCACGTTTAATAGCGCCGTAATTCAGCGCACCAAGATCAATGCGGCCCTGCTGGCCGACTGGCGCCCTAAGCTGCCCACCCTGGCCGGCCGCGACAGTGTGGTGTGGTACTGGCGTATGCGCTTCGAGACGCCGGCGGATGGGGAAGCCAACGAATGGAGCACCAGCTCATTCCGGGTAGTGCCCGGTACTACCGGCGGCTGGTCGCAGAGCCACCACGGGCAGTTTAAGCGCGATGAGCTGACGGGTCTGAACGTAGCTACGCCCTCGGGCAAGTGGAGCTTCGACCCGATTACCCAGGCCCTGACGCTGCAAACGAAGGGTGGGGCGACGGCACGGCTGTTACCTATCAGCCAGGCTACGGCATTCAGCTCGGTTCCGGGCCGGTAG